From one [Ruminococcus] lactaris ATCC 29176 genomic stretch:
- the pflB gene encoding formate C-acetyltransferase: MANFEQWAGFEGRNWKSSVDVRDFIQENYTPYEGDESFLEGPTEATDKLWGKLQELQKEERAKGGVLDMETEVVSGLTAYGPGYIDESMKDLEQVVGLQTDKPLKRAFMPYGGIKMAEQACTTYGYQPSEKLHEIFTKYHKTHNQGVFDIYTPEMKKARHNKIITGLPDTYGRGRIVGDYRRVALYGIDFLIERKQYDFERYARHGMKGEDFRLREELADQIKALKEMKEMAAAYGFDISQPAKNAHEAAQWLYFGYLAAIKTQNGAAMSVGRISTFLDIYIERDLKAGTLTEKEAQEIIDHMVMKFRMVKFARIPSYNQLFSGDPTWATLEVAGLGQDGRSMVTKNDYRFLHTLNNMGPSPEPNLTVLYSSRLPENFKKFASLISVTTSSIQYENDDVMRPVWGDDYSICCCVSATETGKEMQFFGARANLAKCLLYAINGGVDEKTKVQVGPAYQPITSEYLDFDEVMEKYDEMMEWLSKLYVDTLNMIHYMHDKYYYEAAQMSLIDTDVKRSFATGIAGFSHVVDSLSAIKYAKVKAIRDEDGITTDFEIEGDFPRYGNDDDRADEIAIWLLKKFMHKLNKCHTYRHSVPTTSILTITSNVVYGKATGSLPDGRKGGEPLSPGANPSYGAEKSGLLASLNSVAKLPYELALDGISNTQTISPNALGHTDDERKENLAHVLDGYFDQGAHHLNVNVFGVEKLKDAMEHPEKPEYANFTIRVSGYAVKFIDLTREQQLDVIARTCHETM; this comes from the coding sequence ATGGCTAATTTTGAACAGTGGGCTGGCTTCGAAGGAAGAAACTGGAAAAGTTCTGTAGATGTACGTGATTTCATCCAGGAGAACTATACACCATATGAAGGTGATGAGTCATTCCTTGAAGGACCTACAGAAGCAACAGACAAGTTATGGGGCAAATTACAGGAACTTCAGAAAGAAGAAAGAGCTAAAGGCGGAGTTCTTGACATGGAGACAGAAGTTGTTTCCGGTCTTACGGCTTATGGTCCTGGATATATAGATGAGAGCATGAAAGATCTGGAGCAGGTCGTTGGTCTTCAGACAGATAAACCGCTGAAGAGAGCATTCATGCCTTATGGTGGAATCAAGATGGCTGAGCAGGCTTGTACAACATACGGATATCAGCCAAGCGAGAAGCTGCATGAGATCTTTACAAAATATCATAAGACTCATAACCAGGGAGTATTCGACATCTACACACCAGAGATGAAGAAAGCCCGCCACAACAAGATCATTACAGGACTTCCGGATACATACGGACGTGGACGTATCGTAGGTGACTACCGTCGTGTTGCACTGTATGGTATCGACTTCCTGATCGAGAGAAAGCAGTATGACTTTGAGCGTTATGCAAGACATGGCATGAAAGGTGAGGATTTCCGTCTTCGTGAAGAGCTTGCTGATCAGATCAAAGCTCTGAAAGAAATGAAAGAAATGGCAGCAGCTTACGGATTTGATATTTCTCAGCCGGCTAAGAATGCTCATGAAGCAGCTCAGTGGCTGTACTTCGGATATCTTGCAGCAATCAAGACTCAGAATGGAGCAGCTATGTCTGTAGGACGTATCTCTACATTCCTTGATATCTATATCGAGAGAGATCTGAAGGCTGGAACACTTACAGAGAAAGAGGCTCAGGAGATCATTGACCACATGGTAATGAAATTCCGTATGGTTAAGTTCGCAAGAATCCCATCATACAACCAGTTATTCTCAGGAGACCCGACATGGGCAACACTTGAAGTAGCAGGTCTGGGACAGGATGGACGTTCTATGGTAACAAAGAACGACTATCGTTTCCTTCATACACTGAATAACATGGGACCTTCACCAGAGCCGAACCTGACAGTTCTTTATTCTTCAAGACTGCCGGAGAACTTCAAGAAGTTCGCTTCTCTGATTTCTGTAACAACAAGTTCTATCCAGTATGAGAACGATGATGTTATGCGTCCGGTATGGGGCGATGACTACAGCATCTGCTGCTGTGTATCTGCTACAGAGACAGGTAAAGAGATGCAGTTCTTCGGAGCTCGTGCAAACCTTGCTAAGTGTCTTCTTTACGCTATCAACGGTGGTGTTGATGAGAAGACAAAAGTTCAGGTAGGACCGGCTTATCAGCCGATCACATCTGAGTACCTTGACTTCGATGAAGTTATGGAAAAATATGATGAGATGATGGAGTGGCTGTCCAAGCTGTATGTTGATACACTGAACATGATCCACTACATGCATGATAAATATTACTATGAAGCTGCACAGATGTCCCTGATCGACACAGACGTTAAGCGTTCATTTGCAACAGGTATCGCAGGATTCTCTCACGTAGTAGACTCCTTAAGTGCTATCAAGTATGCAAAGGTTAAAGCAATCCGTGACGAAGACGGTATCACAACAGACTTCGAGATTGAGGGAGACTTCCCAAGATACGGTAATGATGATGATCGTGCAGATGAGATCGCAATCTGGCTGCTGAAGAAATTCATGCACAAACTGAATAAGTGCCATACTTACAGACATTCTGTACCGACAACATCTATCCTTACAATTACATCTAACGTTGTATATGGTAAGGCTACAGGATCTCTTCCGGATGGAAGAAAGGGTGGAGAACCACTGTCACCAGGAGCTAACCCGTCTTACGGTGCAGAGAAGAGCGGACTTCTTGCTTCTCTTAACTCTGTTGCTAAGCTTCCTTACGAGCTTGCACTTGACGGAATCTCTAATACACAGACAATCAGCCCGAATGCTCTTGGACATACAGATGATGAGCGTAAAGAGAACCTTGCTCATGTACTGGATGGATACTTCGATCAGGGAGCACATCACCTGAACGTAAATGTATTCGGTGTTGAGAAACTGAAAGATGCTATGGAGCATCCGGAGAAACCTGAGTATGCTAACTTCACGATCCGTGTATCAGGATACGCTGTTAAATTCATCGACCTGACTCGTGAGCAGCAGCTCGACGTTATCGCAAGAACATGCCACGAGACTATGTAA
- the pflA gene encoding pyruvate formate-lyase-activating protein: MSEVKGYIHSTESFGSVDGPGVRFIIFVNGCPMRCQFCHNPDTWKMQDGEERTTDELLKTALRYRSYWKKEGGITVSGGEPLMQMDFMIDLFKKAKAEGVHTNIDTCGAVFTREEPFFSKLEELMKYTDMLMLDIKHIDDEQHKILTGHSNKNILEFARYLSDIKKPIWIRHVLVPERSDYDEYLERLHDFIETLDNVEKVEVLPYHTLGEYKWKELGYDYPLAGIDPPTKERVENANRILETAKYLKK, encoded by the coding sequence ATGTCAGAAGTGAAAGGTTATATCCATTCAACGGAGAGCTTTGGGTCAGTTGATGGACCGGGAGTACGTTTTATTATTTTTGTAAATGGATGTCCAATGCGTTGCCAGTTCTGTCATAATCCGGATACATGGAAGATGCAGGACGGAGAAGAGAGGACGACAGATGAACTGCTGAAAACAGCACTTCGTTACCGGTCTTACTGGAAAAAAGAAGGCGGGATCACAGTAAGTGGAGGAGAACCGCTGATGCAGATGGATTTTATGATCGATCTGTTCAAAAAGGCAAAAGCAGAAGGGGTTCATACGAATATTGATACCTGCGGAGCTGTATTTACAAGAGAAGAGCCTTTTTTCAGTAAACTGGAAGAACTGATGAAATATACAGATATGCTTATGCTGGATATCAAGCATATAGATGACGAGCAGCATAAGATTCTGACAGGTCATTCCAATAAGAATATTTTGGAATTTGCACGTTATCTGTCTGATATCAAAAAGCCGATCTGGATTCGTCACGTACTTGTCCCGGAGAGAAGCGATTATGATGAATATCTTGAGAGACTTCATGATTTTATTGAAACGCTGGATAATGTCGAGAAAGTGGAAGTCCTTCCTTACCATACGCTTGGAGAATACAAGTGGAAAGAACTGGGATACGATTATCCGCTTGCAGGGATTGATCCACCTACAAAAGAACGTGTGGAAAATGCAAATCGTATTTTAGAGACAGCGAAATATCTGAAAAAATAA
- a CDS encoding helix-turn-helix domain-containing protein, giving the protein MILSEKIAEERKKNGWSQEELAEKLSVSRQAVSKWESASSVPDLQKLLRMAKIFEVSTDYLLKDEMGKEEVEKISDYRTEDTVYRNVSMEEANHFLEWKRKNAVILAGAVALCIMSPSLLIFLTGLSSATGGNLSENTAVGIGVSVVLVMVSLAVAIFISYGIRGKAYEYLKKELIETAYGVKGLVKEKKQNYEGTYTRGIILGVVFCILAVIPLLIGIAMEQPEYMITSDVSILLLLVAVGVFLIVRVSTINGSYDMLLQEGEYSQKEKAVKKKFEIYSTAYWCIATAIYLGWSFLSVRWDYTWILWPVAGVLFGAVSVVARGIWGTQDSTRI; this is encoded by the coding sequence ATGATCTTATCGGAAAAAATCGCAGAAGAGCGAAAGAAAAATGGATGGTCACAGGAAGAACTGGCAGAAAAGCTGTCTGTATCACGGCAGGCTGTTTCTAAATGGGAGAGTGCATCGTCTGTACCGGATTTGCAGAAATTACTCCGCATGGCAAAAATTTTTGAGGTCAGTACAGATTATCTGTTAAAGGATGAAATGGGAAAAGAAGAGGTTGAGAAAATATCAGACTATAGGACAGAAGATACAGTCTACAGGAATGTATCTATGGAAGAGGCAAATCATTTTCTGGAATGGAAGAGAAAAAATGCAGTCATACTGGCAGGGGCAGTTGCTCTTTGCATCATGAGTCCGTCACTGCTCATTTTTCTGACAGGTCTTTCCAGTGCAACGGGTGGAAATCTGAGTGAAAATACTGCGGTGGGGATTGGAGTTTCGGTGGTACTGGTGATGGTTTCCCTTGCAGTTGCTATTTTTATTTCTTATGGGATTCGCGGAAAAGCATATGAGTATCTGAAAAAGGAACTGATTGAAACTGCTTATGGAGTAAAAGGACTGGTAAAAGAAAAGAAGCAGAATTATGAAGGTACTTATACAAGAGGGATTATCCTGGGAGTTGTTTTCTGCATTCTGGCGGTTATTCCTCTTTTGATCGGAATTGCGATGGAACAACCGGAGTATATGATTACAAGTGATGTGTCAATTCTCCTTTTGCTTGTTGCAGTGGGTGTGTTTTTAATTGTACGTGTCAGTACGATCAATGGAAGTTACGATATGTTGCTTCAGGAGGGAGAATATTCCCAAAAGGAAAAGGCTGTAAAGAAAAAGTTTGAAATCTATTCAACTGCTTATTGGTGTATTGCTACAGCAATCTATCTTGGATGGAGTTTCCTGAGTGTGCGGTGGGATTATACCTGGATTCTGTGGCCGGTAGCGGGTGTATTATTTGGTGCAGTGTCAGTAGTTGCAAGAGGGATTTGGGGAACACAGGATTCGACCAGGATATAA
- a CDS encoding ABC transporter ATP-binding protein produces the protein MADRSGNNKKKVNQGATLKKVFERLGKYRIFLIFSILLATVSVALTLYIPKLTGHAVDFIVSRGNVDFPGVLRVMVQIGICTLVTALAQWLMNVCNNKMTYQIVRDIRNEAFHKIEILPLKYIDGHAYGEVVSRVIADVDQFSDGLLMGFTQLFTGVATILGTFCFMLSVNVKITVVVVLITPLSFFVANFIAKRTFSMFKIQSETRGEQTGLIDEMIGNQKVVQVFGRGEDVTERFDEINERLNRASLRATFFSSITNPSTRFINSLVYTGVGITGAFAVVRGSLTVGQLSSFLSYANQYTKPFNEISGVVTEFQNAIACAQRVFELIEEEPQIPEPEQAVVLKDIDGNVKIEDVSFSYVPEQKLIEDFNLDVKPGQKIAIVGPTGCGKTTLINLLMRFYDVTGGQIKVENIDIREVTRKSLRAGYGMVLQDTWLKTGTIRENITMGRPDATEEEIIEAAKASHIHSYISRLPKGYDTWITEDGGGLSQGQKQLLCIARVMLCRPPMLILDEATSSIDTRTELKIQQAFAKLMEGRTTFIVAHRLSTIREADVILVMKDGKVIEQGNHESLLEQGGFYRHLYESQFAH, from the coding sequence ATGGCTGATCGATCAGGAAATAATAAGAAAAAAGTAAATCAGGGGGCAACTCTGAAAAAAGTATTTGAACGGTTAGGAAAATACAGAATTTTTCTGATTTTCTCCATTTTACTTGCAACGGTATCAGTTGCTCTGACCCTGTATATCCCAAAGCTGACAGGTCATGCAGTTGACTTTATCGTCAGCAGAGGAAATGTAGATTTTCCGGGGGTATTGCGTGTGATGGTTCAGATCGGGATCTGTACGCTTGTAACGGCACTGGCACAGTGGCTGATGAATGTATGCAACAATAAAATGACATATCAGATCGTAAGAGATATCAGAAATGAAGCATTTCATAAAATTGAGATCCTTCCATTGAAATATATTGACGGACATGCATATGGAGAAGTTGTCAGCCGTGTGATTGCAGATGTGGATCAGTTTTCAGATGGATTGCTGATGGGATTTACGCAGTTATTTACCGGCGTGGCAACGATCCTTGGAACGTTCTGTTTTATGCTTTCGGTTAATGTAAAGATTACGGTAGTTGTTGTACTGATTACTCCACTGTCATTTTTCGTGGCGAATTTTATCGCAAAGAGAACTTTCAGTATGTTTAAGATCCAGTCTGAAACCAGAGGAGAACAGACAGGGCTGATTGATGAAATGATCGGAAATCAGAAAGTAGTGCAGGTATTTGGCAGAGGGGAAGACGTAACAGAACGGTTTGATGAGATTAATGAAAGACTGAACAGGGCATCGTTAAGAGCAACGTTCTTTTCCTCAATCACGAATCCTTCCACCCGATTCATCAACAGTCTTGTGTATACGGGAGTCGGGATTACCGGAGCATTTGCGGTGGTAAGAGGATCACTGACAGTAGGACAGTTGTCGAGTTTCTTAAGTTATGCGAACCAGTATACGAAGCCATTCAATGAAATTTCAGGTGTCGTAACGGAATTTCAGAATGCGATCGCATGTGCTCAGAGAGTGTTTGAACTGATTGAGGAAGAACCACAGATCCCGGAACCGGAGCAGGCAGTGGTTCTGAAAGACATTGATGGAAATGTCAAGATCGAAGATGTATCATTTTCTTATGTTCCTGAGCAGAAGCTGATCGAAGATTTTAATCTGGATGTGAAGCCGGGACAAAAGATCGCGATCGTCGGGCCGACAGGCTGCGGCAAGACGACTCTGATCAATCTTCTGATGCGGTTCTATGATGTGACGGGAGGTCAGATCAAAGTAGAAAATATTGACATTCGGGAAGTGACGAGAAAAAGTCTTCGTGCAGGATATGGTATGGTTCTTCAGGATACGTGGCTTAAGACAGGGACAATCCGGGAGAATATTACGATGGGAAGACCGGACGCGACAGAGGAAGAGATCATTGAGGCTGCAAAAGCATCTCACATCCACAGTTATATTTCCAGACTTCCAAAGGGATACGATACATGGATCACAGAAGACGGTGGTGGTCTGTCACAGGGACAGAAGCAGTTGTTATGTATTGCGAGAGTCATGCTGTGCCGTCCGCCAATGTTGATTCTGGATGAAGCAACTTCATCCATTGATACAAGAACTGAGCTGAAAATTCAGCAGGCATTTGCTAAATTAATGGAAGGAAGAACCACGTTTATTGTTGCTCATCGTCTGTCTACGATTCGGGAGGCAGATGTGATCCTTGTCATGAAAGATGGAAAGGTGATCGAACAGGGAAATCATGAAAGTCTGCTTGAACAGGGGGGCTTCTACCGACATCTTTATGAGAGTCAGTTTGCACATTAG
- the dapA gene encoding 4-hydroxy-tetrahydrodipicolinate synthase, whose protein sequence is MAIFKGAGVAIATPMKENLEINFDKLDEMLEEQIAGGTDAIIICGTTGESATMTEAEHAETIRFAVERVNHRIPVIAGTGSNCTRTAIELSKEAEKDGADGLLLVTPYYNKATQNGLINHYTAICNEVKIPAILYNVPSRTGCGLQPQTIATLVKNVENIVGVKEASGNISNVAQIMHLCDGKIDLYSGNDDQVVPLLSLGGLGVISVLSNVAPTYVHEMCYKFFSGDIAGSCKMQLDALPLIDALFCEVNPIPVKAALNMMGKEVGTLRAPLTEMEDAHKEVLRKAMADLGLIQ, encoded by the coding sequence ATGGCAATTTTTAAAGGCGCAGGCGTAGCGATTGCTACACCAATGAAAGAAAATCTGGAAATTAATTTTGACAAACTGGATGAGATGCTGGAAGAGCAGATCGCCGGCGGAACTGATGCGATCATCATCTGTGGAACAACCGGTGAATCCGCTACCATGACAGAAGCTGAACATGCTGAGACGATCCGCTTTGCTGTGGAACGCGTCAACCACCGTATTCCGGTTATTGCAGGAACTGGTTCTAATTGCACACGTACTGCCATTGAGCTTTCCAAAGAAGCAGAAAAAGACGGTGCTGACGGACTTCTTCTTGTAACCCCTTACTATAATAAAGCAACCCAGAATGGTCTCATCAACCACTATACTGCAATCTGTAATGAGGTTAAGATTCCTGCCATCCTCTACAATGTACCAAGCCGTACAGGATGTGGATTGCAGCCACAGACAATTGCAACACTGGTAAAAAATGTAGAAAATATCGTCGGTGTCAAGGAAGCTTCAGGAAATATCAGCAATGTAGCACAGATCATGCACTTATGCGACGGAAAGATCGATCTGTACTCAGGAAATGACGATCAGGTCGTACCGCTTCTTTCCTTAGGCGGACTTGGGGTCATCTCCGTACTTTCCAATGTAGCTCCGACTTATGTCCACGAGATGTGCTATAAATTCTTCTCAGGAGATATCGCAGGAAGCTGCAAGATGCAGTTGGATGCACTTCCACTCATTGATGCATTATTCTGTGAAGTGAATCCGATTCCTGTAAAGGCTGCCCTGAACATGATGGGAAAAGAAGTCGGAACGCTTCGTGCCCCATTGACAGAAATGGAAGATGCACATAAAGAAGTCCTCAGAAAAGCCATGGCTGATCTCGGACTGATTCAATAA
- a CDS encoding ABC transporter substrate-binding protein encodes MKKKLISILLTSVMTVGLLSACGSAHTDDNTKNSKTNTTETVSDISRTDSDSAPVSVTLNEVAHSIFYAPMYAAIENGYFDEEGIDLTLVTGFGADKTMTAVISGEADIGFMGSESSIYTYNEGANDYVINFAQLTQRAGNFLVAREEMKDFKWTDLKGKDVLGGRKGGMPEMVFEYILKQNGIDPRTDLNINQGIDFGSTAAAFSEGSGDFTVEFEPSATALESEGKGHVVASLGTDSGYVPYTAYSAKKSYLDKNPDVIQSFTNALQKGMDFVQNHTPEEIAAVIAPQFPETDLNTITTIVTRYYDQKTWKEDLIFEKDSFELLQDILESAGELDSRTPYESLVTTEFAKEALKK; translated from the coding sequence ATGAAAAAGAAATTGATATCCATACTTCTCACTTCTGTCATGACTGTCGGGCTGTTGTCTGCCTGCGGTTCTGCTCACACTGATGACAACACTAAAAATTCTAAAACAAACACAACAGAAACTGTCTCTGACATATCCAGGACAGATTCCGATTCTGCTCCCGTCTCTGTGACATTGAATGAAGTGGCTCATTCTATTTTCTACGCTCCGATGTACGCTGCGATTGAAAATGGGTACTTTGACGAGGAAGGAATTGATCTCACGCTCGTTACCGGTTTTGGGGCAGACAAAACTATGACTGCTGTTATTTCCGGTGAAGCAGATATTGGTTTCATGGGATCTGAATCTTCTATTTATACGTACAATGAAGGAGCCAATGATTATGTTATCAACTTTGCACAGCTAACCCAGCGTGCCGGAAACTTTCTTGTTGCAAGAGAAGAAATGAAGGACTTTAAATGGACTGATCTGAAAGGCAAGGATGTTCTTGGCGGTCGAAAAGGTGGTATGCCGGAAATGGTATTTGAGTATATCTTAAAACAGAATGGCATCGACCCACGGACAGATCTGAACATCAACCAGGGCATCGACTTTGGTTCAACTGCTGCTGCATTTTCAGAAGGCAGTGGAGACTTTACAGTAGAATTTGAGCCAAGTGCCACCGCCCTTGAAAGTGAGGGAAAAGGGCATGTCGTAGCATCACTCGGTACGGACAGTGGCTATGTACCGTACACTGCATACAGTGCCAAAAAGAGTTATCTTGACAAAAACCCTGATGTCATCCAGTCTTTTACCAATGCATTGCAGAAAGGTATGGATTTTGTTCAGAATCACACCCCTGAAGAAATCGCCGCTGTCATCGCTCCACAATTTCCTGAAACAGATCTAAATACGATCACAACCATTGTCACCCGCTATTATGATCAGAAGACCTGGAAAGAAGACCTGATTTTCGAAAAAGACAGCTTTGAACTTCTCCAGGATATTCTTGAAAGTGCCGGTGAACTGGATTCCCGCACTCCGTATGAATCTCTTGTCACTACAGAATTTGCAAAAGAAGCTTTAAAGAAATAA
- the metE gene encoding 5-methyltetrahydropteroyltriglutamate--homocysteine S-methyltransferase → MQISVIGFPRIGTLRELKFASEKYFKKEIEAGELLQKAQELRKTHWLTQKNAGITYISSNDFSFYDMVLDTAALLGIVPKRYKELNLSELDTYFAMARGYQGTFGDVKALAMKKWFNTNYHYIVPELEDDTEIKISGDKLWSEYAEAKSIGIETKPVVTGAYTVLKLCRCTGNKTAADYVDEIVNAYKDLIEKCEKEQIAWIQFDEPALVQDMEKEDIELFHRLYDAILTAVKDCKVLLQTYFGDVRDIYQDLIEMPFDGIGLDFLEGKETLQLIESYGFPKEKKLFAGLVNGKNIWKNHYEKTLKILEKLQEKEIQTVLSTSCSLLHVPYTLKHETKLSKEYLAYFAFAEEKLTELKELGDLAEDKKYFDREAYKKNHDLFAADRKCENVAVKNRLSHVTEADYIREPKRSERQKLQKEAFGLPELPTTTIGSFPQTKDVKANRSAFRKGEITRQEYVDFNKKKIAECVAWQEEIGLDVLVHGEYERNDMVEYFGEALGGFLFTEKAWVQSYGTRCVKPPIIWGDVYREKSITVDWSVYAQSLTNKIMKGMLTGPVTILNWSFPREDISIKESISQIALAIRDEVLDLEANGIRMIQIDEAALREKLPLRRSDWYTEYLDFAIPAFRLTHSGVKADTQIHTHMCYSEFTDIIPAIDDMDADVITFEASRSDLQILDSLRENHFETEVGPGVYDIHSPRVPSVEEIVLALKVMLTKISREKLWVNPDCGLKTRGVPETDASLRNMVEAAKEIRKN, encoded by the coding sequence ATGCAGATATCAGTAATAGGTTTTCCAAGAATCGGTACATTAAGAGAATTAAAATTTGCTTCTGAGAAGTACTTTAAGAAGGAAATAGAAGCCGGAGAATTATTGCAGAAAGCACAGGAACTGAGGAAGACACACTGGTTGACACAGAAGAATGCAGGGATTACTTATATTTCAAGTAATGATTTTTCATTTTATGATATGGTATTGGATACGGCGGCACTGCTTGGCATTGTTCCAAAACGATATAAAGAACTGAATCTGTCAGAACTGGATACATATTTTGCAATGGCTCGTGGGTATCAGGGAACTTTTGGGGATGTAAAGGCACTTGCCATGAAAAAATGGTTCAATACGAATTATCATTACATTGTTCCGGAACTGGAAGATGATACAGAGATCAAAATTTCGGGAGATAAATTATGGTCAGAATATGCGGAAGCAAAGAGCATTGGAATAGAGACAAAACCGGTTGTAACCGGGGCATATACCGTATTAAAGCTTTGCAGATGTACAGGAAATAAGACAGCAGCAGATTATGTGGATGAGATTGTAAATGCATATAAAGATCTGATCGAGAAGTGTGAAAAAGAGCAGATCGCATGGATCCAGTTTGATGAACCGGCACTGGTGCAGGATATGGAAAAAGAAGACATCGAACTTTTCCACAGACTTTATGATGCGATTCTGACAGCAGTAAAAGATTGTAAGGTACTTTTACAGACATATTTCGGGGATGTAAGAGATATTTACCAGGATCTGATTGAGATGCCGTTTGATGGAATCGGTCTTGATTTTCTGGAAGGGAAAGAGACACTTCAATTAATTGAATCATATGGGTTTCCAAAGGAAAAGAAACTTTTTGCGGGACTTGTTAATGGAAAAAATATCTGGAAAAATCATTATGAAAAAACTTTAAAGATCTTAGAAAAATTACAGGAAAAAGAAATCCAGACGGTATTATCTACTTCCTGTTCACTGCTTCACGTACCATATACATTAAAGCATGAGACAAAGCTTTCCAAAGAATATCTGGCTTATTTTGCTTTTGCTGAGGAAAAATTGACAGAACTTAAGGAACTGGGTGATCTTGCGGAAGATAAGAAATATTTCGATAGAGAAGCTTACAAGAAAAACCATGATCTTTTTGCGGCAGACAGAAAATGTGAAAATGTTGCAGTGAAAAACAGACTATCACATGTAACGGAAGCGGATTATATCAGAGAGCCAAAGAGAAGTGAACGTCAGAAACTGCAGAAAGAGGCTTTTGGACTTCCGGAGCTCCCGACAACGACGATTGGATCTTTCCCACAGACGAAAGATGTAAAGGCAAACCGGTCTGCCTTTAGAAAGGGAGAGATTACCAGACAGGAATATGTGGATTTCAACAAGAAGAAGATCGCGGAATGTGTGGCATGGCAGGAAGAAATCGGACTTGATGTACTGGTACACGGAGAATATGAAAGAAATGATATGGTGGAGTATTTTGGCGAAGCACTGGGAGGATTCCTTTTTACAGAAAAAGCCTGGGTACAGTCTTACGGAACCAGATGCGTAAAACCACCGATCATCTGGGGCGATGTATATCGTGAAAAGTCGATTACGGTAGATTGGTCCGTATATGCACAGTCACTTACGAATAAGATCATGAAAGGAATGCTGACAGGCCCGGTTACGATATTGAACTGGTCATTCCCAAGAGAAGACATTTCCATTAAGGAATCCATCTCGCAGATTGCACTTGCAATCAGAGATGAAGTACTGGATCTTGAAGCAAATGGAATCCGGATGATACAGATCGACGAAGCTGCCTTGAGAGAAAAACTGCCGCTCAGAAGATCAGACTGGTATACAGAATATCTGGATTTTGCAATCCCGGCTTTCCGTCTGACACATAGTGGAGTGAAAGCAGATACACAGATTCATACGCATATGTGTTACAGTGAATTTACAGATATTATCCCAGCCATTGATGATATGGATGCAGATGTGATTACATTTGAAGCATCACGTTCAGATCTGCAGATTCTGGATTCGCTGAGAGAAAATCATTTTGAGACAGAAGTTGGTCCTGGAGTTTATGATATTCATTCTCCTAGAGTACCATCAGTTGAAGAAATTGTGTTGGCACTGAAAGTTATGCTTACTAAGATCAGTCGTGAAAAATTATGGGTAAACCCGGACTGTGGATTAAAGACAAGAGGTGTTCCGGAAACGGATGCAAGTCTTAGAAATATGGTTGAGGCTGCAAAAGAAATCCGGAAGAACTAG
- a CDS encoding DUF1648 domain-containing protein has product MKMIRRISNLVSLCMLLAYVIVLVCIWSRIPGTVPTHFNAAGIADSYGGKGILWIEVIAATVILLLLSLIEKVPSIWNFPVAVTEENKERLYKIALVMLGAIKILTTGLFIDVGVSSLVTRFPVWPMYIMLGAMVIVIVVAVVQMIRAK; this is encoded by the coding sequence ATGAAGATGATCCGCAGAATTTCAAATTTAGTCAGTTTATGTATGTTACTTGCATATGTTATTGTTCTTGTATGTATCTGGAGCAGGATCCCCGGAACAGTTCCGACTCATTTTAACGCTGCAGGAATAGCAGATAGTTATGGGGGCAAAGGAATTCTTTGGATTGAGGTGATTGCGGCAACAGTCATTTTGCTTTTGCTCTCTCTGATTGAAAAAGTTCCGTCTATATGGAACTTCCCGGTAGCTGTCACAGAGGAGAATAAAGAAAGGCTGTATAAAATAGCACTGGTAATGCTGGGAGCAATAAAGATTCTTACTACGGGATTATTTATCGATGTAGGAGTCAGCAGCCTGGTAACGAGATTCCCTGTCTGGCCTATGTACATCATGCTGGGTGCGATGGTGATCGTGATTGTAGTGGCAGTAGTACAGATGATCCGGGCAAAGTAA